Proteins encoded by one window of Pyrinomonadaceae bacterium:
- a CDS encoding S9 family peptidase encodes MRKNLLFVVPLIIVTALAGFAQSARRPLKLDDLARFRNVGDPQISPDGQSIAYTVSTIDAKEDKSNTHIWLVAYDGSNDRQITFSNDSENAPRWSPDGKYLAFTSSRPGKQGVRGSQVWLLDRNGGEAFQLTELKGRLQGYEWSPDSKRLALIIGDPDPDAPDPSATPAPGTPPKPPKPIVIDRYRYKQDVQGYLLTGRHTYIYLFEIATKKLERLTKSKWDESSPSWSPDGTRIAFMSNHADDPDRDPAAQLYVVDAKPGSIETLLTTEANRANRARPEWSRDGKWIVFLEADERKYGAYNMEHLAFVPSDGTAAPTRVKAVEDLDRGVSGIRNSSDGQSVISLVTDNRSVYPISVTRNAVKRLLDPPLVVSNLSLGGGRTVLLCADDKRPTEICAWEGKTLRRLTHQNDALMNELQIGATEAVSFKSKDGTEVHGLLTYPVGYTKGSKVPLLLRIHGGPNAQDQHSFAVERQVFAANGYAVLAVNYRGSSGRGQKFSRAIFADWGNYEVQDLLAGVDHVVAMGVADPDRLGVGGWSYGGILTNYLIATDTRFKGATSGAGVAFTVAFYGTDQYIVQYDNEIGPPWNPKAWETYVRISYPFLHAYRIKTPTLFLGGERDFNVPIEGSQQMYQALRSLGVETQLVIYPNEFHGIQRPSYVRDRYERYLGWYEKYVKNPKSPLKNVADGTR; translated from the coding sequence GTGCGTAAGAATCTTCTTTTTGTCGTTCCGCTAATCATTGTTACGGCCCTGGCAGGCTTTGCCCAAAGCGCGCGCCGGCCGCTGAAGCTCGACGATCTCGCACGTTTCCGCAATGTGGGCGATCCACAGATTTCGCCTGACGGCCAGTCGATCGCTTACACGGTGTCAACCATCGACGCGAAAGAAGACAAGAGCAACACGCACATCTGGCTGGTCGCTTACGACGGTTCGAATGATCGGCAGATCACTTTCAGCAATGACAGCGAAAATGCGCCGCGCTGGAGTCCGGACGGAAAGTACCTCGCGTTCACTTCGTCCCGTCCCGGCAAGCAAGGCGTGAGAGGCAGTCAGGTTTGGCTGCTCGATCGGAACGGCGGCGAGGCTTTTCAACTAACGGAGTTGAAAGGTCGTTTGCAGGGTTACGAATGGTCGCCCGACTCGAAGCGCCTGGCACTGATTATCGGCGATCCTGATCCAGACGCACCTGATCCGAGCGCCACGCCGGCGCCCGGCACGCCTCCGAAACCGCCGAAGCCAATCGTCATCGATCGTTACCGTTACAAACAGGATGTGCAGGGGTATCTGCTGACCGGCCGCCACACCTACATCTACCTGTTTGAGATTGCGACAAAGAAACTCGAGCGTTTGACGAAGAGTAAGTGGGACGAGTCTTCACCTTCATGGTCGCCCGACGGAACGCGCATCGCTTTCATGAGCAATCATGCAGATGATCCGGATCGCGATCCCGCCGCCCAGTTGTATGTCGTCGACGCTAAGCCTGGTTCAATTGAGACATTGCTGACGACGGAGGCGAATCGCGCGAACCGCGCCCGGCCGGAGTGGAGTCGCGACGGCAAGTGGATTGTTTTTCTGGAAGCCGACGAGAGAAAGTACGGCGCGTACAACATGGAGCATCTCGCGTTTGTGCCGTCGGACGGCACCGCGGCGCCTACGCGCGTGAAAGCAGTTGAGGATCTGGATCGCGGTGTTTCGGGGATTCGAAATTCAAGCGATGGTCAGTCTGTGATCTCACTGGTCACTGACAACCGATCGGTTTATCCGATCAGTGTTACGCGCAATGCCGTGAAGCGCCTGCTCGATCCGCCGCTGGTGGTGTCCAATCTATCGCTGGGCGGCGGTCGCACGGTTTTACTTTGCGCTGACGACAAACGGCCAACGGAAATCTGCGCTTGGGAAGGTAAAACGCTGCGGCGGCTCACTCATCAGAACGACGCGCTGATGAACGAACTGCAAATCGGCGCAACCGAAGCCGTCAGTTTCAAGAGCAAGGACGGAACTGAAGTGCACGGGTTGCTGACTTATCCGGTCGGTTACACAAAAGGCAGTAAGGTGCCGCTGTTACTTCGGATTCACGGAGGACCAAACGCGCAGGATCAGCATTCGTTCGCGGTTGAACGTCAGGTGTTCGCCGCGAACGGCTATGCCGTGCTGGCGGTGAACTATCGCGGCAGCTCAGGCCGCGGACAGAAGTTTTCGCGCGCGATCTTTGCCGATTGGGGCAACTATGAAGTTCAGGATCTGCTCGCCGGCGTCGATCACGTTGTCGCAATGGGTGTCGCCGATCCAGATCGACTGGGCGTTGGTGGCTGGAGTTACGGCGGAATTCTGACCAACTATCTGATCGCGACTGACACGCGCTTTAAAGGCGCAACCAGCGGCGCAGGCGTCGCATTCACGGTCGCTTTCTATGGGACCGACCAGTACATCGTTCAATACGACAACGAGATCGGCCCGCCCTGGAATCCGAAAGCCTGGGAGACCTACGTCAGGATTTCTTATCCGTTCCTGCACGCTTATCGCATTAAGACGCCCACATTGTTTCTCGGTGGTGAACGTGACTTCAACGTCCCCATCGAAGGCAGTCAGCAGATGTATCAAGCGCTGCGCAGCTTAGGCGTCGAAACTCAACTCGTGATTTATCCGAACGAGTTTCACGGCATTCAGCGGCCGAGTTACGTCCGCGATCGTTATGAGAGATACTTGGGTTGGTACGAGAAGTATGTGAAGAATCCGAAAAGCCCGTTGAAGAATGTGGCGGACGGGACGCGATAG
- a CDS encoding peroxiredoxin has product MAAAIGQRFSNFSLQNQDGNTVTLDDFAGKWLVLYVYPKDDTPGCTIQGKSFTATKQEFDDANISVVGVSADDVESHKNFCNKFSFTIDLLADPNQELLTAAGVGQSEYKGTMYWNRTSFVIDPNGVLRKVYEKVNPEGHERVLLDYIKAMQADS; this is encoded by the coding sequence ATGGCAGCAGCAATAGGACAGCGTTTTTCGAACTTTAGTTTGCAGAATCAGGACGGTAACACCGTTACACTCGATGATTTCGCCGGCAAGTGGCTCGTGCTTTACGTCTATCCAAAAGACGATACGCCCGGTTGCACGATCCAGGGAAAATCATTTACCGCGACCAAACAGGAATTCGATGACGCGAACATTTCAGTCGTCGGTGTGAGTGCGGATGATGTTGAGTCGCACAAGAACTTCTGCAACAAGTTTTCGTTCACGATTGATTTGCTCGCTGATCCGAATCAGGAATTGCTGACGGCAGCGGGAGTCGGGCAGAGCGAGTACAAAGGTACGATGTACTGGAACCGCACCTCATTCGTGATCGATCCGAACGGGGTGTTGCGGAAGGTTTACGAGAAGGTAAATCCTGAAGGCCACGAGCGGGTCTTGCTCGACTATATCAAAGCGATGCAAGCCGACAGCTAA
- the moaA gene encoding GTP 3',8-cyclase MoaA encodes MASILKDSYNRAIRDLRVSLTDRCNFRCFYCLPHGEPPIAPKEQMLSYEEIEYVCDIFVELGIEKIRLTGGEPMMRRDIEQIIFKLAQLKDRGLLDLALTTNGYFLPHRAQSLKEAGLDRITISLDSLKPDTFKQMTGVDVLERVLEGIQAAKDAGLDPIKINAVIVRGHNDDEVADFAAFAREHDVKMRFIEFMPLDSGHDWAREDVFSGREIRKRIEERFPLEAVDVARGSETSTRYRFADGAPGEIGIIAPVTEPFCGACSRIRLTADGQIRTCLFSTVEHSLRDIIRDGASRQETIDFIESVVMKKEPRHFINESSFVTPSRSMSFIGG; translated from the coding sequence ATGGCCTCCATCCTCAAGGATTCATACAACCGCGCTATTCGCGACCTGCGCGTGTCGCTCACCGACCGCTGTAATTTCCGTTGCTTCTACTGTTTGCCGCACGGCGAACCGCCCATTGCGCCGAAAGAGCAGATGCTCTCGTACGAAGAGATCGAATACGTCTGCGACATCTTTGTGGAGTTGGGAATTGAGAAGATCCGTTTGACTGGCGGCGAGCCGATGATGCGGCGCGATATTGAGCAGATCATCTTCAAGCTCGCGCAACTGAAGGATCGCGGCCTGCTGGATTTAGCGCTCACAACCAACGGCTACTTCCTGCCGCATCGCGCGCAGAGTTTGAAAGAAGCCGGTCTCGATCGCATCACGATAAGTCTCGACAGTCTGAAGCCAGACACTTTCAAACAGATGACTGGGGTCGATGTTTTGGAAAGAGTGCTGGAAGGAATTCAAGCTGCGAAAGATGCGGGCCTCGACCCGATCAAGATCAACGCCGTCATCGTGCGCGGTCACAATGACGATGAAGTGGCGGATTTCGCCGCGTTCGCGCGCGAGCATGACGTGAAGATGCGTTTCATTGAGTTCATGCCCCTGGATTCCGGTCACGACTGGGCGCGTGAAGATGTTTTCTCGGGAAGAGAGATTCGGAAACGGATTGAAGAAAGATTTCCCCTCGAAGCTGTCGACGTCGCTCGCGGTTCGGAAACCTCAACGCGCTATCGCTTCGCTGATGGCGCGCCGGGTGAGATTGGAATCATCGCGCCGGTGACTGAGCCGTTCTGCGGGGCCTGTTCGCGTATTCGCCTGACGGCCGACGGTCAAATCCGCACCTGCCTGTTCTCAACCGTTGAGCATTCTTTGCGCGATATAATTCGCGACGGCGCGTCGCGGCAGGAGACGATCGACTTCATCGAATCAGTCGTGATGAAGAAAGAACCGCGTCACTTCATCAACGAATCCAGCTTCGTCACGCCGTCAAGGTCGATGAGTTTTATTGGCGGGTAA
- a CDS encoding 3-oxoacyl-[acyl-carrier-protein] synthase III C-terminal domain-containing protein yields the protein MISLVQASTATPEHKFSTTELVASMMHKLSPELINSICSLGVDNRYSTMDNYADFLNGAPMNQTSSTTQLGVNATRRCIEEWGGDPSQIGLLIAATNTPDQMLPCLASEVMGRTHGLLPRSLATVSMQSQGCSVMLKSVEVAQWYLAANPGKMAIVLMSEAHTPYVAPLLRDEYFGFRDVARMRKNGTLTDAQFENERTETTLAIQSMLFGDGAVALLLGTDQAGKPTFGPIAHLTNDNPDDVNLLSMTAHSLHPALNGRPQYFMRPAVPQRGAHYAVATVNDVLDNPLSVVNNINEVDDCLIHTGSKKILDGVCSQLRIDTESTRVNKSYDVLENYGNLSSASTGFMLASKKEWAGPAMVVGFGVGFTASAGLMSVN from the coding sequence ATGATTAGCCTGGTTCAAGCAAGCACCGCCACCCCCGAACACAAGTTCTCCACGACCGAATTGGTCGCGTCGATGATGCACAAATTGTCGCCTGAGCTGATTAACTCAATCTGCTCGTTGGGCGTCGACAACCGTTATTCGACGATGGATAACTACGCTGATTTTCTGAACGGCGCTCCGATGAACCAGACAAGTTCGACGACCCAACTCGGCGTGAACGCGACGCGCCGTTGCATCGAGGAATGGGGCGGAGATCCTTCGCAGATCGGTTTGCTGATTGCCGCGACCAATACCCCCGACCAGATGCTGCCGTGTTTGGCTTCTGAAGTGATGGGGCGCACCCACGGTTTGCTGCCGCGCTCGCTGGCGACGGTTAGCATGCAGTCACAAGGTTGCTCAGTGATGTTGAAGTCGGTGGAAGTCGCGCAATGGTACCTCGCCGCGAACCCCGGCAAGATGGCCATCGTGCTGATGTCCGAAGCGCACACGCCGTATGTCGCCCCGCTGCTGCGCGACGAATATTTCGGTTTCCGCGACGTGGCGCGCATGCGCAAGAACGGCACTCTGACGGACGCTCAGTTTGAGAATGAACGCACTGAAACAACCTTGGCGATTCAATCGATGCTCTTCGGTGATGGTGCTGTAGCGCTGCTGCTCGGTACGGATCAAGCCGGCAAGCCGACTTTCGGTCCCATCGCTCACCTGACAAACGACAATCCGGACGACGTGAATCTGCTGTCGATGACGGCGCACAGCTTGCACCCGGCCCTGAACGGCAGGCCGCAGTACTTCATGCGTCCGGCGGTGCCGCAGCGCGGTGCGCATTACGCGGTCGCCACCGTCAACGACGTGTTGGACAATCCGCTGTCAGTGGTGAACAACATCAACGAAGTCGACGACTGCCTGATTCACACCGGCAGCAAAAAGATTCTCGATGGCGTTTGCTCTCAACTTCGCATTGATACGGAATCGACGAGAGTGAACAAGTCTTATGACGTGCTTGAGAACTATGGAAATCTTTCCAGCGCTTCGACCGGCTTTATGTTGGCGAGCAAGAAGGAATGGGCCGGCCCGGCGATGGTCGTCGGATTCGGCGTCGGCTTCACCGCGAGCGCAGGTTTGATGAGCGTCAACTAG
- a CDS encoding alcohol dehydrogenase catalytic domain-containing protein, with translation MKALRFKEGTLAISDIAEPVADGEALVRVTLSGICNTDLEIARGYAGFEGTLGHEFVGVIEEVSDDGAVALRTGSPARAARVGSIGSAQSEVILRVGDRVVGEINAGCGVCDLCRAGDPRHCPRRTVLGIVGRDGAHAEFLKLPLVNLLPVPDEIPDERAVFTEPLAAACGILERVSITEDIRVAVIGDGKLGLLCAQVVATTGAKVTLIGKHRAKLAIAARRGIETNTIAEAHQRKGEFGVTVEASGSPTGFALAVELLHPRGVVVLKSTFHGATEIEAAPLVVNEITVVGSRCGRFAPALDLLKQNAIDVDSLVSDEFALSDGLSAMRRAAERDVMKVLLRP, from the coding sequence ATGAAGGCTCTGAGATTCAAGGAAGGAACGCTAGCCATCAGCGACATCGCCGAGCCGGTCGCGGACGGCGAAGCCCTGGTGCGCGTGACCCTATCAGGAATCTGCAACACCGATTTGGAGATCGCACGCGGCTATGCGGGCTTTGAAGGAACGCTCGGCCACGAGTTCGTCGGCGTGATTGAAGAAGTGTCAGACGACGGGGCAGTAGCCCTACGAACCGGGTCCCCCGCGCGGGCAGCCCGCGTGGGATCGATAGGGAGCGCTCAAAGCGAGGTCATCCTGCGCGTTGGAGACCGCGTCGTCGGCGAGATCAACGCCGGCTGTGGCGTGTGCGATCTCTGCCGCGCAGGCGATCCCCGTCATTGTCCGAGGCGAACGGTCCTCGGGATTGTCGGTCGCGATGGCGCGCACGCTGAGTTCTTGAAACTGCCGCTGGTTAATTTGTTGCCGGTGCCTGATGAGATCCCGGACGAGCGCGCGGTCTTTACCGAACCGCTTGCGGCCGCTTGCGGCATTCTCGAACGTGTTTCGATTACTGAAGACATACGCGTCGCTGTGATTGGCGACGGGAAACTTGGATTGCTTTGCGCACAGGTAGTCGCGACAACCGGAGCCAAAGTCACACTAATCGGAAAGCACAGAGCGAAACTCGCCATTGCCGCGCGTCGCGGAATCGAAACGAATACGATCGCGGAAGCACATCAGCGGAAAGGAGAATTCGGAGTCACCGTCGAAGCCTCCGGATCGCCCACCGGCTTCGCACTGGCTGTTGAGCTTTTGCATCCGCGCGGCGTGGTCGTGCTGAAGTCTACATTTCACGGTGCGACGGAGATTGAGGCGGCTCCATTAGTCGTCAACGAAATCACTGTCGTCGGATCTCGCTGTGGCCGTTTCGCGCCGGCGCTCGACCTCCTCAAGCAAAATGCCATCGATGTGGACAGCCTCGTCAGCGACGAGTTCGCTTTATCCGATGGCTTGTCCGCGATGCGTCGAGCCGCCGAACGCGACGTGATGAAAGTCCTGCTCCGGCCTTAG
- a CDS encoding cytochrome c, giving the protein MNRAPRRFLLIIFTVAAAAGLSLFTVLGAGKTNGAAAAEAATIYNRQCVSCHGRDGRGRTPKGRQTRARDMTEASWQDDVSDERLFNSINNGRGKMPAFSKKISENDIDALVAYIRRMRR; this is encoded by the coding sequence ATGAACAGAGCACCTCGACGCTTTCTGCTTATCATTTTTACCGTTGCCGCCGCTGCCGGTCTTTCACTTTTCACCGTCTTAGGCGCCGGAAAGACAAATGGAGCTGCGGCTGCTGAGGCCGCAACGATCTACAACCGGCAATGCGTGTCGTGCCACGGGCGCGATGGCCGCGGCCGCACACCCAAGGGGCGCCAAACCCGCGCGCGTGACATGACCGAAGCGTCATGGCAGGACGACGTCAGCGACGAGAGGCTGTTCAATTCCATCAACAACGGCCGCGGCAAGATGCCGGCGTTTAGCAAAAAAATCTCTGAGAATGACATCGACGCGCTGGTCGCTTACATCCGACGCATGAGAAGGTGA
- the purF gene encoding amidophosphoribosyltransferase, with amino-acid sequence MKNLFDDKLREECGVFGIYGHADAARLTYLGLYALQHRGQESCGIVTSDGAQLITERAMGHVRDSFDEQRLDRLRGHNAIGHVRYSTAGEVSIRECQPFSVVCQHGPIAICHNGNLPFAGEDRKKLEKEGAIFSSTSDTEVVLHQVARSRAANFGEAIPEVLRETEGAFSMLFLTPKELIAIRDPRGFRPLALGRLDDAWVVASETCAFDLIDAKYVRDVEPGEMIVINEEGLRSSHPLKPEQHSMCVFEHVYFARPDSIIFGQSVNRSRHKMGQRLAIEQPADADIVVPVPDSGVAAAIGYSAESGLPFRLGLVRNHYVGRTFIEPKQSIRSFGVRIKLNPVRHLIENKRIVLIDDSIVRGTTSKKIVRMVREAGAKEIHVRISCPPTISPCYYGVDTPNKSELIAANYSIEGIRDFIEADSLGYLSLEGMLSSTGLNPDESCVACWNEKYPTRITREAETMHSRDELAARIAVEL; translated from the coding sequence GTGAAAAATCTTTTCGACGACAAGCTGCGCGAAGAGTGCGGCGTCTTTGGCATCTACGGGCATGCGGACGCGGCGCGCCTGACGTATCTTGGTTTGTACGCGCTTCAGCATCGCGGTCAGGAATCGTGCGGCATCGTCACGTCTGACGGCGCGCAACTCATTACCGAGCGTGCTATGGGTCACGTGCGCGACAGTTTTGATGAACAGCGGCTCGATCGACTGAGGGGGCACAACGCGATCGGTCACGTGCGATATTCGACGGCCGGAGAAGTTTCGATTCGCGAGTGCCAGCCGTTTTCGGTTGTTTGCCAGCACGGGCCAATCGCCATCTGCCACAACGGCAACCTGCCGTTTGCCGGAGAAGACAGAAAGAAACTGGAAAAAGAAGGCGCGATTTTTTCCTCGACCTCGGACACTGAGGTTGTTCTGCATCAGGTAGCGCGCTCGCGCGCCGCGAACTTCGGTGAAGCGATCCCGGAAGTGCTGCGCGAAACCGAAGGCGCTTTCTCGATGTTGTTTCTAACGCCGAAAGAGCTGATCGCGATTCGCGATCCGCGCGGCTTTCGGCCACTGGCGCTCGGGCGTCTTGACGATGCCTGGGTAGTCGCGTCTGAAACCTGCGCTTTTGATCTAATCGATGCGAAGTACGTGCGCGATGTCGAACCAGGCGAGATGATCGTCATCAACGAAGAAGGTTTGCGCTCATCGCACCCGCTCAAGCCGGAACAACATTCGATGTGCGTCTTTGAGCACGTTTATTTTGCGCGTCCGGATTCGATCATCTTCGGCCAATCGGTAAATCGCTCGCGTCACAAGATGGGCCAGCGACTGGCGATCGAACAGCCCGCGGATGCCGATATCGTTGTCCCGGTACCCGACTCAGGCGTGGCCGCCGCGATTGGATACTCGGCCGAGAGTGGTTTGCCGTTTCGTCTGGGTTTGGTCCGTAATCACTACGTCGGCCGCACGTTCATCGAACCGAAGCAATCGATTCGCAGCTTTGGCGTGCGCATCAAGCTGAATCCGGTCCGTCATTTGATCGAGAACAAACGCATTGTGCTGATTGACGACTCGATCGTCAGGGGTACGACTTCGAAAAAGATCGTGCGCATGGTGCGCGAAGCAGGCGCGAAGGAAATTCACGTGCGCATTTCCTGTCCGCCGACAATCAGCCCGTGTTACTACGGCGTCGATACACCCAACAAATCGGAACTGATTGCGGCCAACTATTCCATCGAGGGCATTCGCGACTTTATCGAAGCTGATTCGCTCGGCTACCTGTCGTTGGAAGGAATGTTGAGTTCGACCGGGCTCAATCCGGATGAATCCTGCGTCGCTTGCTGGAACGAAAAATACCCAACCCGCATCACGCGCGAAGCCGAGACGATGCATTCGCGTGACGAATTGGCCGCCCGCATCGCGGTGGAACTCTAG
- the serC gene encoding 3-phosphoserine/phosphohydroxythreonine transaminase, with the protein MTERIFNFSAGPAIIPVPVLEEAQRDMLSLPGVGMSVMEISHRSKTFDEIIDGAENGLRELLNIPKDYAVLFLQGGASLQFTMVPMNFLSLDGGADYIVTGSWGQKAVKEAQLFGSVDTAANMADGGFTRVPTQDELELNPSAAYVHFTSNETIEGVEFRTEPEVGEVPLVADMSSNILSKPIPVEKYGLIYAGAQKNMGPSGVTLVVIREDLLPRVREGLATMLDYNTHVKNKSLYNTPNTWGIYILNLVCKWLKGKGGLEGMQQENEAKAGLIYDAIDATEFYRGHADPDSRSAMNVTFRLPSEDLEKKFANEATARGLDGLKGHRSVGGIRASIYNAFPREGCEALVEFMKEFEKTNG; encoded by the coding sequence ATGACTGAAAGAATCTTTAACTTTAGCGCCGGGCCGGCCATTATTCCGGTCCCGGTTTTGGAAGAAGCGCAACGGGACATGTTATCGCTGCCGGGTGTCGGCATGTCGGTGATGGAGATTAGCCATCGCTCGAAGACATTCGACGAGATCATCGACGGGGCCGAGAACGGCCTGCGCGAGCTGCTGAACATTCCGAAAGATTACGCGGTGCTCTTCCTGCAGGGCGGCGCGAGTTTGCAGTTCACGATGGTGCCGATGAATTTTCTTTCGCTCGACGGCGGCGCGGATTACATCGTCACCGGGAGTTGGGGCCAGAAAGCGGTTAAGGAAGCGCAGCTTTTCGGCAGCGTCGACACCGCCGCGAACATGGCCGACGGGGGCTTTACGCGCGTGCCGACCCAGGATGAGTTGGAGCTAAATCCGAGCGCCGCCTACGTCCACTTCACTTCCAACGAAACGATCGAAGGCGTGGAATTCAGGACCGAACCTGAAGTCGGCGAAGTGCCCCTGGTCGCCGACATGTCTTCGAACATTCTTTCTAAACCGATTCCAGTCGAGAAATACGGCCTCATTTACGCCGGCGCGCAGAAGAACATGGGGCCCAGCGGCGTCACGCTCGTCGTCATTCGCGAGGATCTTCTGCCCCGCGTGCGCGAAGGCCTGGCGACGATGCTCGACTACAACACGCACGTGAAGAACAAGTCGCTCTACAACACGCCGAACACCTGGGGCATTTACATTCTGAATCTCGTCTGCAAGTGGCTGAAGGGCAAAGGCGGGCTGGAGGGCATGCAGCAGGAGAATGAAGCGAAGGCCGGGCTAATTTACGACGCGATCGATGCGACCGAGTTTTATCGTGGCCACGCCGATCCGGATTCACGTTCGGCGATGAACGTGACTTTCCGTCTGCCTTCGGAAGATTTGGAAAAGAAGTTCGCGAACGAAGCAACGGCGCGGGGTCTCGACGGCTTGAAAGGCCATCGCAGCGTCGGCGGCATTCGCGCGTCCATCTACAACGCGTTTCCGCGAGAAGGATGCGAAGCGCTGGTTGAATTTATGAAGGAGTTTGAGAAAACGAATGGGTAA
- a CDS encoding M20/M25/M40 family metallo-hydrolase — MITKVRPLQSCLLVFALIASAFAQQPSTAPSVDRLRKDVTYLASDALDGRRTGTQGATDAAQYITSEFSSLGLRPGMPMTRVAHSRRAVLTRYLQPFPYVSKVELGKGNLLALNGHPVDGIATRLGEDWLPLGFSSNADIKTAEVVFAGYGISSAGLKYDDYAVSNVKARVAVVFAGTPDGDNPHGQFLQPGQIRFKAAAARAAGARALLIIANEENLKDDRLARLSYDNAGEAGIPITVISRALAKQIINAELPELQKAADARTAAESPLRQPLKGLSLNLTVNVNRVEAPSHNVIGILPGSDPKLKDEAIVIGAHYDHLGRGGQGSLAQSEGEIHHGADDNASGTSGLLELARVLSTQKPKPRRTIVFIAFSGEEEGLIGSNYYVNHPVVPLQNTVAMINLDMVGRLSNQRLVIGGVGTAAEWRSMIDMHNLVQSATVSLNAPPISPGKVASNQPFIVGANGRPVITLDPSKRFSLTLNEDGFGPSDHSSFYAKQIPVLFFWTGTHTDYHKPSDTAEKINYDGLALITSFVANIVRDIDKSDQRPTYKAAQVQSTARSTGFRVYLGTIPNYADSSDGMLLDGVRDGSPAAKAGLNAGDKIVKMAGRDVKNVYDYTQALSEMKGGEEYEVEIVRAGQRMTLKLTPEKR, encoded by the coding sequence ATGATTACCAAAGTAAGACCCCTGCAAAGTTGTCTGCTCGTGTTCGCGCTGATCGCGAGCGCATTCGCTCAACAACCCAGCACCGCCCCCAGCGTAGATCGGCTACGTAAAGACGTGACGTATCTCGCTTCCGACGCGCTGGACGGCCGGCGCACGGGAACGCAGGGTGCGACCGACGCCGCGCAGTACATCACGAGTGAATTCAGTTCGTTGGGTTTGCGACCGGGAATGCCGATGACGCGCGTCGCACATTCGCGCCGCGCAGTGCTCACGCGTTACCTGCAACCGTTTCCGTATGTTTCGAAAGTTGAACTAGGGAAGGGGAACCTCCTGGCGCTGAACGGACATCCGGTTGATGGCATCGCTACACGTTTAGGCGAAGACTGGCTGCCGCTGGGATTTTCGTCAAATGCCGACATCAAGACCGCTGAAGTAGTCTTCGCCGGCTACGGCATCTCGTCAGCAGGATTGAAGTACGACGATTACGCCGTCTCGAACGTGAAGGCTCGCGTAGCAGTAGTTTTTGCCGGGACGCCGGATGGTGACAATCCGCATGGTCAATTTTTGCAGCCTGGACAGATTCGTTTTAAGGCGGCCGCTGCACGTGCCGCCGGCGCGCGCGCCCTCCTGATAATCGCGAACGAAGAAAACCTGAAAGACGATCGGCTGGCGCGGCTTTCTTATGACAACGCCGGTGAAGCCGGAATTCCGATCACCGTGATTTCGCGCGCGTTAGCCAAACAAATCATAAATGCTGAACTGCCGGAGCTTCAGAAAGCTGCCGATGCTCGAACTGCGGCTGAAAGCCCACTTCGTCAGCCACTCAAGGGGCTTTCACTCAACCTGACGGTGAATGTAAATCGAGTCGAAGCGCCTTCCCACAACGTCATCGGCATTCTGCCGGGAAGCGATCCCAAGTTGAAAGATGAAGCGATCGTGATCGGCGCGCACTACGATCATCTCGGGCGCGGCGGACAGGGCAGTCTGGCTCAAAGCGAAGGCGAGATTCATCACGGCGCTGACGACAACGCGTCGGGCACTTCCGGGCTGCTGGAGCTGGCGAGAGTATTGTCAACGCAGAAGCCCAAGCCGCGGCGCACAATTGTGTTCATCGCTTTCAGCGGCGAAGAGGAAGGCCTGATCGGCTCAAACTATTACGTCAATCATCCGGTTGTGCCGCTCCAGAACACCGTGGCGATGATCAATCTCGACATGGTTGGGCGGCTGAGCAACCAAAGGTTGGTAATCGGAGGCGTAGGCACTGCCGCGGAGTGGCGGTCGATGATCGACATGCACAATCTGGTTCAAAGCGCTACTGTTTCGCTCAACGCTCCGCCGATTAGTCCTGGCAAGGTAGCTTCGAACCAGCCGTTCATTGTCGGCGCGAATGGCCGGCCAGTCATTACGCTCGACCCGAGTAAGCGTTTTTCTCTCACCCTCAATGAAGACGGCTTCGGTCCCAGTGATCATTCCTCGTTCTACGCGAAACAGATTCCCGTGTTGTTCTTTTGGACGGGCACGCATACCGATTATCACAAACCTTCGGATACGGCTGAGAAGATCAACTACGACGGCCTGGCGCTCATTACTTCATTCGTCGCGAACATCGTGCGTGATATCGACAAGAGCGACCAACGACCGACTTACAAAGCCGCGCAAGTGCAATCGACCGCACGCTCGACCGGGTTCCGTGTCTATCTCGGAACCATTCCAAACTACGCTGACTCGAGTGATGGCATGTTGCTCGACGGCGTCCGCGATGGCTCGCCCGCGGCGAAAGCCGGTCTCAATGCCGGTGACAAGATCGTCAAGATGGCGGGTCGCGACGTTAAGAACGTTTACGATTACACCCAGGCGCTCAGTGAGATGAAAGGCGGAGAGGAATACGAAGTCGAGATTGTGCGGGCGGGGCAGCGGATGACGCTGAAGCTAACGCCGGAGAAAAGATAG